One window from the genome of Tolypothrix sp. NIES-4075 encodes:
- a CDS encoding PAS domain-containing protein, whose protein sequence is MSLRTLIIAILDLSFKDKNILYLSTMFDSKVNIRYFRAATYEGIIVHNDDEIILNVNHAFVTMTNYEVREQIGKNSFEVIPSQKLIRKNILSNYEKPDEVVVVKKTVPL, encoded by the coding sequence TTGTCTTTGCGAACACTTATTATAGCTATATTAGATTTATCATTTAAGGATAAAAATATATTATATTTATCTACTATGTTTGATAGCAAAGTCAATATACGTTACTTCCGTGCAGCAACGTATGAAGGGATAATAGTACATAATGACGACGAAATTATTTTAAATGTGAATCATGCTTTCGTGACAATGACTAATTATGAAGTTAGGGAACAGATTGGTAAAAACAGTTTTGAAGTTATACCATCACAAAAGTTAATCAGAAAAAATATTCTTTCTAATTATGAAAAACCCGATGAAGTCGTTGTAGTAAAAAAAACGGTTCCACTTTGA
- a CDS encoding cobalamin-binding protein, with amino-acid sequence MTESNVRIVSLIPSGTEILAALGLTDMIVGRSHECDYPPEIKNRPVCTQARLNTNAPSAEIHDKVNNLLQSALSIYQIKTDVLEQLQPTHIVTQDQCDVCAVSLGDVEKAVASLTHNSPQIISLQPNVLKDVWTDIERVSKAFNVDSVKVLENLEARVKIVEQRIQGLSLTELPKVACIEWTDPLMAASNWIPELVNLAGGQSLFSVAGQPSAHLQWETLITSNPDAIIFMPCGFDLNRTRQEAQLLTQSPEWQKLHATQSGRVYITDGNAYFNRPGPRLADSLEILAEILHPEIFQYGYKGTGWEVL; translated from the coding sequence ATGACAGAGAGTAACGTGAGAATTGTCTCCCTAATTCCCAGTGGAACGGAGATTTTAGCCGCATTGGGTTTAACTGATATGATTGTCGGGCGATCGCACGAATGTGACTACCCTCCAGAAATCAAAAATCGCCCTGTTTGCACCCAAGCAAGGCTAAACACCAATGCACCCAGCGCCGAAATTCATGATAAAGTCAACAACTTGTTGCAATCTGCCCTCAGCATCTATCAAATCAAAACTGATGTTTTAGAACAATTGCAGCCCACTCACATTGTTACCCAAGACCAGTGCGATGTTTGTGCTGTCAGTCTGGGTGACGTTGAAAAGGCAGTTGCTAGCCTTACCCACAATTCACCCCAAATTATTTCCTTGCAACCCAATGTTCTCAAGGATGTTTGGACGGATATTGAGCGAGTCAGCAAAGCCTTCAACGTTGATTCAGTCAAGGTATTAGAAAATTTAGAAGCTCGCGTCAAAATTGTAGAGCAGAGAATCCAAGGACTTTCCTTGACAGAACTGCCGAAAGTCGCTTGTATCGAGTGGACTGACCCTTTAATGGCTGCTTCCAATTGGATTCCAGAATTAGTCAACTTAGCAGGAGGACAATCGCTGTTTAGCGTAGCCGGTCAACCTTCAGCTCACTTGCAGTGGGAAACACTAATAACTAGCAATCCAGATGCTATCATTTTTATGCCTTGCGGCTTTGATTTAAATCGCACTCGTCAAGAAGCCCAGCTATTAACTCAAAGTCCAGAATGGCAAAAACTCCACGCCACCCAAAGTGGTAGGGTGTATATTACTGATGGCAATGCCTATTTCAATCGTCCAGGACCGCGATTAGCAGATTCTTTAGAAATTTTGGCAGAAATTCTACATCCGGAAATTTTCCAATACGGTTACAAAGGAACCGGTTGGGAAGTTTTGTAA
- a CDS encoding protealysin inhibitor emfourin → MRISFERSGGFAGIIRTTNIDTATLPANESNQVSQLIQSAGFFELPQTITSDTRGSDRFQYTLTVEDNGKQHTITVGESALSGDLKSLIEWLKNAPTTR, encoded by the coding sequence ATGCGGATCTCCTTTGAACGCTCAGGTGGCTTTGCTGGAATAATCAGGACAACAAACATTGACACTGCTACTTTGCCGGCAAACGAATCTAACCAAGTTTCTCAACTAATTCAATCTGCGGGTTTTTTTGAATTACCCCAAACAATCACTTCAGATACACGAGGAAGCGATCGCTTTCAATATACCTTGACTGTAGAAGATAACGGTAAGCAACATACCATCACTGTAGGTGAATCCGCACTTTCCGGTGACTTAAAATCTCTAATAGAATGGCTGAAAAATGCACCCACGACAAGGTGA
- a CDS encoding M4 family metallopeptidase — MGKSKKRSLGFDCKHQIYSRCPICCIVPPHMLEKVAVNGNPEQRQWAFHTLNVSAQLRGRRDVVGGITFEAQPGQKRRTVYDAKNSEQLPGTLVRSEGDPASSDEMVNEAYDSAGATYDLYHDVFERNSVDDKGLRLDSTVHYGTKYDNAFWNGNQMVYGDGDGQLFQRFTKSIDVIGHELTHGVTQYEAALVYFGESGALNESMSDVFGIMVKQRANNETADKSSWIIGEGLFAPNVKGVGIRSMKAPGTAYDDPVLGKDPQPANYKDLYRGMQDNNGVHINSGIPNNAFYLAAMEIGGYAWEKAGKIWYITLRDRLRSKANFKTAAKTTIQVAGELYGSNGKEQKAVQNAWQKVGVL; from the coding sequence ATGGGTAAAAGCAAAAAAAGATCGTTAGGGTTTGACTGTAAGCATCAAATTTATTCTCGCTGCCCTATTTGTTGTATCGTCCCACCACACATGCTAGAAAAGGTTGCTGTCAATGGCAATCCTGAACAGCGTCAGTGGGCTTTTCATACATTAAATGTTTCCGCACAGCTTCGGGGACGTCGAGATGTGGTAGGTGGTATTACATTTGAAGCCCAACCCGGTCAGAAACGTCGCACCGTCTACGATGCTAAAAATAGCGAACAACTCCCAGGCACGTTAGTACGCAGTGAAGGCGATCCTGCCAGCAGTGACGAGATGGTGAACGAAGCTTACGATAGTGCAGGGGCAACTTATGATTTGTATCATGATGTCTTCGAGCGGAATTCTGTTGATGATAAGGGGCTGCGTTTAGACTCGACAGTGCATTACGGCACGAAGTATGACAACGCCTTTTGGAATGGCAACCAGATGGTTTATGGTGATGGTGACGGACAGCTTTTTCAACGCTTCACTAAGTCAATTGATGTGATTGGACATGAGTTAACTCATGGTGTGACTCAGTATGAAGCTGCTCTAGTATACTTTGGCGAATCTGGCGCACTCAATGAGTCGATGTCTGATGTCTTCGGTATCATGGTCAAACAAAGAGCAAATAATGAGACGGCAGACAAGTCAAGTTGGATTATTGGGGAAGGTCTATTTGCGCCAAATGTCAAGGGTGTAGGTATCCGCTCGATGAAAGCGCCTGGGACAGCCTATGATGACCCCGTGTTGGGGAAAGACCCACAACCAGCCAATTATAAAGACCTTTACAGGGGGATGCAAGATAATAATGGGGTGCATATTAACTCAGGTATTCCCAACAATGCGTTTTACTTAGCGGCAATGGAAATTGGCGGTTATGCTTGGGAAAAAGCTGGGAAAATTTGGTATATAACTTTACGCGATCGCCTGCGCTCTAAAGCTAATTTTAAAACCGCTGCGAAAACAACTATCCAAGTTGCTGGAGAACTTTACGGTAGTAATGGTAAGGAACAGAAAGCGGTGCAGAATGCTTGGCAAAAGGTAGGAGTTCTTTAA
- the bioB gene encoding biotin synthase BioB encodes MSVSRIRYDWDYKEIWTIYNTPLLELIYQAASVHRQYHDSTKIQVCKLISIKTGACPEDCSYCAQSSRYKTAVKPEALLEKETVLNIAQKAKESGISRVCMGAAWREVRDNSQFEQVLEMVKEVTALGLEVCCTLGMLSESQAKRLEDAGLYAYNHNLDTSAEYYNTIITTRTYGDRLNTIDNVRSTNVTVCSGGILGLGETVGDRVSMLHTLATLQPHPESVPINILSQVPGTPLENQPDVPIWDVVRMIATARILMPASDVRLSAGRARLSQVEQALCFMAGANSIFSSDDGHMLTVTTPCPGYNADQEMLNLLGLEMRPSKNQEKVAPQAVIN; translated from the coding sequence ATGTCGGTGAGTAGAATACGCTACGATTGGGACTATAAAGAGATTTGGACGATATATAATACGCCATTGCTAGAGCTTATTTATCAAGCTGCTAGCGTGCATCGTCAATATCATGACTCAACAAAAATTCAAGTTTGCAAGCTAATTTCTATTAAAACCGGAGCTTGTCCAGAAGATTGCAGCTACTGCGCTCAATCTTCTCGCTACAAAACAGCAGTGAAGCCAGAAGCACTTTTAGAAAAAGAAACAGTACTCAACATTGCCCAGAAAGCCAAAGAAAGCGGTATTAGTCGCGTTTGTATGGGTGCTGCTTGGCGAGAAGTACGCGATAACTCGCAATTTGAACAAGTGTTAGAAATGGTCAAAGAGGTGACAGCATTAGGTTTAGAGGTGTGCTGCACTCTGGGGATGCTGAGTGAATCTCAAGCAAAGCGCTTAGAAGATGCGGGATTGTACGCTTATAACCATAACTTGGATACATCAGCAGAATATTACAACACTATCATTACAACCAGAACTTATGGCGATCGCCTCAACACAATCGATAATGTCCGCTCCACAAATGTGACTGTATGTTCTGGCGGTATACTCGGTTTAGGCGAAACAGTAGGCGATCGCGTCTCGATGTTGCACACTCTGGCAACACTACAACCACACCCAGAGTCCGTACCAATTAATATTCTCTCCCAAGTTCCAGGCACACCATTAGAAAATCAGCCTGATGTCCCCATTTGGGATGTCGTGCGAATGATTGCCACTGCTCGTATTTTAATGCCTGCCTCTGATGTCCGCCTCAGTGCAGGGAGAGCCAGACTTTCTCAAGTTGAGCAAGCCTTATGCTTCATGGCAGGAGCAAATTCTATCTTTTCCAGCGACGACGGTCACATGTTAACCGTTACCACTCCTTGTCCAGGATACAACGCCGACCAAGAAATGCTCAATTTACTCGGTTTAGAAATGCGTCCTTCTAAAAATCAGGAAAAGGTAGCACCTCAAGCTGTAATTAATTAA
- the petL gene encoding cytochrome b6-f complex subunit PetL, translating to MFAVISYIGFLALFFGIAVGLLFGLRSAKII from the coding sequence ATGTTTGCTGTGATATCTTATATTGGCTTTTTGGCTTTGTTCTTTGGTATAGCTGTTGGTCTGTTGTTCGGTCTGCGTAGCGCGAAGATTATTTAA
- the aroB gene encoding 3-dehydroquinate synthase, whose amino-acid sequence MMDRINVNLPEQSYEIAIASGSLDNLGEQMSSLQLGKKILLVSNPTIFKHYGERAIASLTSANFEVVSSMLPPGERYKNLNSIQKLYDVALENRLERSSTMVALGGGVIGDMTGFAAATWLRGINVVQVPTTLLAMVDSAIGGKTGVNHPQGKNLIGAFHQPRLVLIDPEVLKTLPMREFRAGMAEVIKYGVIWDAELFAEMEASKNLNQHRYVKPELIDSILTRSCQAKADVVSKDEKEAGLRAILNYGHTIGHAVESLTGYRLVNHGEAVGIGMVAAGQIAAELGMWQKEDTQRQDALIAKAGLPTKLPDGVDIEAIIEALQSDKKVKDGKVRFVLPTQIGVVTVTDEVPSDIIRQVLRGMQG is encoded by the coding sequence TTGATGGATCGTATTAATGTAAATTTACCGGAGCAGTCTTATGAGATTGCGATCGCATCTGGTAGCCTTGATAATCTCGGCGAACAAATGAGCAGTTTGCAGCTAGGCAAAAAGATACTGCTAGTTTCTAACCCGACGATTTTTAAGCATTATGGAGAAAGAGCGATCGCATCTTTGACATCTGCTAATTTTGAAGTTGTCAGTTCCATGCTTCCCCCAGGTGAACGCTACAAAAACCTGAACTCAATTCAAAAACTTTACGATGTTGCCCTAGAAAACCGCCTAGAACGCTCCTCTACAATGGTGGCTTTGGGGGGGGGTGTCATCGGTGATATGACAGGCTTCGCGGCTGCTACGTGGCTGAGGGGGATTAACGTTGTGCAAGTGCCGACTACACTTTTAGCAATGGTAGATTCGGCGATCGGTGGCAAAACTGGCGTAAATCATCCCCAAGGCAAAAACTTGATTGGTGCGTTTCATCAACCGCGTTTGGTTTTAATCGATCCAGAAGTGCTGAAAACCCTGCCCATGCGAGAGTTTCGCGCGGGTATGGCAGAAGTTATTAAGTACGGTGTCATTTGGGATGCTGAGTTGTTCGCCGAAATGGAAGCGAGTAAGAACCTAAATCAACACCGCTACGTCAAGCCGGAATTAATAGATAGCATTTTAACTCGTTCTTGTCAAGCTAAAGCAGATGTTGTCAGCAAAGACGAAAAAGAAGCCGGACTGCGGGCAATTCTTAATTATGGTCACACCATCGGACACGCCGTAGAAAGCTTGACAGGTTATCGTTTAGTAAATCATGGTGAAGCTGTGGGTATTGGAATGGTAGCAGCAGGGCAGATTGCTGCGGAATTGGGAATGTGGCAAAAAGAAGATACACAAAGGCAAGATGCTTTGATTGCCAAAGCCGGTTTACCGACAAAATTACCTGATGGGGTGGATATTGAAGCGATAATTGAGGCGTTGCAAAGCGATAAGAAAGTCAAAGACGGTAAAGTTAGGTTTGTTTTGCCAACGCAGATAGGTGTAGTGACGGTGACTGATGAAGTCCCATCGGATATTATCCGGCAGGTGTTGCGCGGGATGCAAGGTTAG
- a CDS encoding Uma2 family endonuclease: MILSANNQLTLQEFLNLPPGEGDITYELVDGQAIPKVSHTFFHSKLTRVLLYLIDQWCEGRGEIYPALAVVLTRRSKDWVPTPDLLYISNENLPADWDEDEACPVPPDLVIEIISPGQTFGQMAAKAKDYLDAKVLRVWVVDSKARSITVFYPDAAPQTYMGNELLTDSLFAGLEFSVEQVFEKAKIP; encoded by the coding sequence ATGATACTCTCAGCAAACAATCAACTAACCTTGCAAGAGTTTTTGAATCTTCCCCCAGGTGAGGGAGATATCACTTACGAACTCGTTGATGGACAAGCGATTCCGAAAGTATCACACACATTTTTTCACTCTAAACTTACCCGTGTCCTACTTTATCTTATAGATCAATGGTGTGAGGGAAGGGGAGAAATTTATCCAGCATTGGCTGTTGTATTAACCCGTCGTAGTAAAGATTGGGTTCCCACACCTGATTTATTGTACATTTCCAATGAAAATTTACCCGCCGATTGGGATGAAGACGAAGCTTGTCCTGTCCCTCCTGATTTGGTAATTGAAATTATTTCCCCAGGACAAACCTTTGGACAAATGGCAGCGAAAGCAAAAGACTATTTAGATGCTAAGGTGCTGCGGGTGTGGGTGGTAGATAGTAAAGCCAGAAGCATCACCGTTTTTTATCCAGATGCGGCGCCGCAGACTTATATGGGAAATGAATTGCTTACAGATTCACTGTTTGCGGGATTAGAATTTAGTGTTGAGCAAGTGTTTGAAAAGGCGAAGATACCATAA
- a CDS encoding HEAT repeat domain-containing protein: MSRNIRGDESALENVLSLVEALVQLSQEQDCESKLPLCVVWEADKLRITGYETKNTRVNRSKTTEVGTKQEYLLNQIKDAGKSLKLPPQKAESSVSQKERELQEVQTALDWLKELKVREDERARKNQGYWKFTLTLKHQTATIKDNLEVVKQKWKQHQKTNLKKTFQTQTADKSFDWQEICGIMLEKHKRLTTNQLLFADDEMKFDLEDIHVPLALVERTKRETICGDISPEQGSRFYEPSYEEKQRFEHEAFLGQVIRDSVGKTQGRRIALIGEPGAGKTTQLQTIAFWILDNNLGLPIWISLADLQGKSVENYLLQDWLKNALEVVRVTEEQENAFADLFKNNSVWLLLDAADEMSSLQPLTEISQQLTGWVKNARVVLTCRVNVWEANANALENFETYRLLNFEYPQQVQEFIEKWFQPRNLTPQPPLLIKERGSNKGGEQLWSELNQAERQRIQDLVKNPLRLALLCSTWQGSDKGLPETKAGLYQQFVEEFYKWKENRFPTNEQQQEELNAALGRLAKRAIDQETSRFRLRHKFVREELGDAKQQNSLFWLALKLGWLNEVGLAAESATKEKVYAFYHPTFEEYFAALAVKDWHEFLNHVPDNPALGVYRIFTPQWKEVILLWLGREDVETEEKEEFIQALVEFDDGCGEFSVINKVRKGFYEFRAYFLAAAGIAEWKKSLKADAIVAEIVKWGFGEFKVEQNEWVRFLEAIAEGARTALPQTNHIKAIAALVELIGNPQLDDDTQRQAASSLGEIGSGNQEAIAALVELISNPQVNDYTRSLGASTLGEIDPGNSKAIAALIELMGNPQLDNSTRRQAAYSLGKIGSGNEEAIAALIELIDNPQLDNFTRWLAASTLGRIDSGNEEAIAALVELIGNPQLDDYTRTLALYSLGLIGFGNEEAIAALVELIGNPQVDDSTRRLAASSLGEIDPGNEEAIAALVELIVNLQRDDYNRTLAAYSLGKIGSGNEEAIAALVELIGNPQLDDDTRWQAASSLEEIDPGNEEAIAALVKLIYNPQLDDYTRRQAAYSLGKIEPGNEEAIAALVKLIDNPQLDDDTRCRAASSLGKMDPGNQKAIDALVELIGNPQLYYFTRCRAASSLGEIASGNQKAIDALVELIAKPQLYYFTRSQAAESLGKIMSEEQMPSVVTVLKDYLSPKTYKNHFKRFDKCYSLIWKCAQSMPYPAFHQAWHQQE, translated from the coding sequence ATGTCAAGAAATATTCGTGGTGATGAATCAGCTTTAGAGAATGTATTGAGTCTGGTAGAAGCACTGGTGCAACTGTCACAAGAGCAAGACTGTGAGTCAAAACTTCCACTTTGCGTTGTCTGGGAAGCTGATAAGCTGCGAATCACCGGATATGAAACCAAAAACACAAGAGTAAACAGAAGCAAAACAACTGAAGTTGGTACAAAGCAGGAATATTTACTCAACCAGATTAAAGATGCTGGTAAAAGTTTAAAACTTCCTCCGCAAAAAGCAGAATCTAGCGTTTCTCAGAAAGAAAGAGAATTACAAGAGGTGCAAACTGCACTCGACTGGTTGAAAGAGTTGAAAGTGCGAGAAGACGAACGAGCTAGAAAGAATCAAGGTTATTGGAAATTTACCCTGACGCTAAAACATCAGACAGCGACGATAAAAGATAATCTTGAGGTGGTTAAGCAGAAGTGGAAGCAACACCAAAAGACGAATTTAAAAAAAACATTCCAGACACAAACAGCAGATAAAAGCTTCGATTGGCAAGAAATTTGCGGCATCATGCTGGAAAAGCACAAGCGTCTCACCACAAATCAGTTGCTGTTTGCTGATGATGAGATGAAATTTGACCTAGAAGATATTCATGTCCCTTTAGCATTGGTCGAGCGTACCAAACGTGAGACGATCTGTGGGGATATTTCACCAGAACAAGGTTCACGGTTTTACGAACCGAGTTATGAAGAGAAGCAGCGGTTTGAACATGAGGCTTTTTTAGGGCAAGTTATCCGTGATAGTGTTGGTAAAACTCAAGGACGACGCATCGCTTTGATTGGGGAACCGGGTGCGGGAAAAACTACTCAGTTGCAAACTATAGCTTTTTGGATATTAGACAACAATCTCGGTTTACCAATTTGGATTTCTTTGGCAGATTTGCAAGGAAAGAGTGTAGAAAATTATCTGCTGCAAGATTGGCTGAAGAATGCTTTAGAAGTGGTGCGTGTAACAGAAGAACAGGAAAACGCTTTTGCAGATTTATTCAAGAATAATTCTGTGTGGTTGTTGTTGGATGCAGCAGATGAAATGTCTTCACTCCAACCATTAACTGAGATTTCCCAGCAGTTGACGGGATGGGTGAAAAATGCGCGGGTTGTGCTGACTTGTCGGGTGAATGTTTGGGAAGCAAACGCGAACGCTTTAGAAAATTTCGAGACGTATCGGTTGCTGAATTTTGAATATCCGCAACAAGTGCAAGAATTTATCGAGAAGTGGTTTCAACCTCGGAACCTCACCCCCCAACCCCCTCTCCTTATTAAGGAGAGGGGGAGTAACAAGGGGGGAGAACAATTATGGAGTGAGTTAAATCAAGCTGAACGTCAGCGCATCCAAGATTTAGTGAAAAATCCTTTGCGGTTAGCGCTGTTGTGTAGCACTTGGCAAGGTTCCGATAAAGGTTTACCGGAAACGAAAGCCGGACTTTATCAGCAGTTTGTGGAAGAGTTTTACAAGTGGAAAGAAAACCGCTTCCCTACTAACGAACAGCAGCAAGAGGAATTAAACGCAGCGCTGGGACGTTTGGCAAAACGGGCAATTGATCAAGAAACGTCACGGTTTCGGCTACGTCATAAGTTTGTGCGTGAGGAATTAGGTGATGCAAAACAGCAAAATTCTTTATTTTGGTTAGCGTTAAAGTTGGGATGGCTAAATGAAGTTGGACTGGCTGCGGAATCAGCAACGAAAGAGAAAGTTTACGCTTTCTACCATCCCACATTTGAGGAATATTTTGCAGCGTTGGCGGTTAAAGATTGGCACGAGTTTCTCAATCATGTTCCCGACAACCCCGCACTAGGTGTTTATCGCATTTTTACACCGCAGTGGAAAGAGGTGATTTTGCTGTGGTTGGGACGTGAGGATGTGGAGACGGAGGAGAAGGAGGAGTTTATTCAGGCTTTGGTGGAATTTGATGATGGGTGCGGAGAATTCAGTGTTATTAATAAAGTCAGAAAGGGATTTTACGAGTTTCGCGCTTATTTTCTCGCTGCTGCCGGCATTGCTGAGTGGAAAAAGTCTTTAAAGGCAGATGCTATTGTGGCGGAAATCGTTAAATGGGGCTTTGGTGAGTTTAAAGTTGAGCAAAACGAGTGGGTTCGATTTCTCGAAGCAATCGCAGAGGGAGCAAGGACAGCATTGCCTCAGACAAATCACATAAAAGCGATCGCTGCTTTGGTGGAGTTAATCGGCAATCCACAACTGGATGATGATACCCAAAGGCAAGCGGCATCAAGCTTAGGGGAAATTGGCTCTGGTAACCAAGAAGCGATCGCTGCTTTAGTTGAGTTAATCAGCAATCCACAAGTGAATGATTATACCCGAAGCCTAGGGGCATCTACCTTAGGGGAAATTGACCCAGGCAACTCTAAAGCAATCGCTGCCTTAATCGAGTTAATGGGCAATCCACAACTGGATAATTCTACCCGAAGGCAAGCGGCATATAGCTTAGGGAAAATTGGCTCTGGCAACGAAGAAGCGATCGCTGCCTTAATCGAGTTAATCGACAATCCACAACTGGATAATTTTACCCGATGGCTAGCGGCATCTACCTTAGGGAGAATTGACTCTGGCAACGAAGAAGCGATCGCTGCTTTGGTGGAGTTAATTGGCAATCCACAACTGGATGATTATACCCGAACGCTAGCGTTATATAGCTTAGGGTTAATTGGCTTTGGCAACGAAGAAGCGATCGCTGCTTTGGTGGAGTTAATCGGCAATCCACAAGTGGATGATTCTACCCGAAGGCTAGCGGCATCTAGCTTAGGGGAAATTGACCCAGGCAACGAAGAAGCGATCGCTGCTTTGGTGGAGTTAATTGTCAATCTACAACGGGATGATTATAACCGAACGCTAGCGGCATATAGCTTAGGGAAAATTGGCTCTGGCAACGAAGAAGCGATCGCTGCTTTGGTGGAGTTAATTGGCAATCCACAACTGGATGATGATACCCGATGGCAAGCGGCATCTAGCTTAGAGGAAATTGACCCAGGCAACGAAGAAGCGATCGCTGCTTTGGTGAAGTTAATCTACAATCCACAACTGGATGATTATACCCGAAGGCAAGCGGCATATAGCTTAGGGAAAATTGAGCCAGGCAACGAAGAAGCGATCGCTGCTTTGGTGAAGTTAATCGACAATCCACAACTGGATGATGATACCCGATGTCGAGCGGCATCTAGCTTAGGGAAAATGGACCCAGGCAACCAAAAAGCAATTGATGCTTTAGTGGAGTTAATTGGCAATCCACAACTGTATTATTTTACCCGATGTCGAGCGGCATCTAGCTTAGGGGAAATTGCCTCTGGCAACCAAAAAGCGATTGATGCTTTGGTGGAGTTAATCGCCAAACCACAACTGTATTATTTTACCCGATCGCAAGCCGCAGAAAGCTTAGGGAAAATTATGTCAGAGGAACAGATGCCGAGTGTTGTCACCGTGTTGAAGGATTACTTATCACCTAAAACTTACAAAAATCACTTTAAGCGATTCGATAAATGCTACTCCCTTATCTGGAAGTGTGCCCAAAGTATGCCCTACCCCGCGTTTCATCAAGCTTGGCATCAGCAAGAGTAA
- a CDS encoding SDR family oxidoreductase translates to MNTTKKVAVVTGGNRGLGFEASRQLAKLQYQVVLTSRDEAKGKAAAEKLQAEGLDVTFHPLDVTSDESSQKLAEFIYQQFGKLDALVNNAGIYIDEVGNNSVFDAKIDTVQQTIATNVYGVLRVTQALIGLMKKQNYGRIVNVSSGMGQLHDMGGGSTGYRLSKTALNALTRIFASELQGTNILVNSVCPGWVKTDMGGANATRTPEQGVDTIVWLATHADGGATGGFFRDKKPIDW, encoded by the coding sequence ATGAATACAACAAAGAAAGTTGCAGTAGTTACTGGTGGAAATCGCGGTTTAGGATTTGAAGCTTCTCGGCAATTAGCTAAACTCCAGTATCAGGTAGTTCTCACGAGTCGAGATGAAGCAAAAGGTAAAGCTGCGGCTGAAAAGTTGCAAGCTGAGGGTTTGGATGTGACATTTCATCCTCTTGATGTGACTAGTGATGAAAGTAGTCAAAAATTAGCTGAATTTATTTATCAGCAGTTTGGCAAACTTGATGCTTTAGTGAACAACGCGGGTATATATATTGATGAAGTTGGGAATAACAGTGTTTTTGATGCCAAAATTGACACTGTACAGCAAACGATCGCAACCAATGTTTACGGTGTTTTGCGAGTGACTCAAGCGTTGATTGGGTTGATGAAGAAACAGAATTATGGAAGGATAGTTAATGTTTCTTCTGGGATGGGGCAACTTCATGATATGGGAGGTGGTTCCACCGGATATCGGCTTTCCAAAACTGCTTTGAATGCCTTAACCCGGATTTTTGCTAGCGAATTACAAGGCACAAATATCTTAGTTAATTCGGTTTGCCCTGGTTGGGTCAAAACCGATATGGGTGGGGCAAATGCAACTAGAACTCCAGAACAAGGAGTTGATACAATTGTTTGGCTGGCAACTCATGCTGATGGAGGTGCGACGGGTGGATTTTTCCGCGATAAAAAACCAATTGATTGGTAA
- a CDS encoding VOC family protein — MNFTRFEHINLACKDIDATKKFYQSIFPDWYVRVEGVFDGNRWMHFGNDQFYLALNDHPELKHVHTAYENIGINHVGFTIKDGEAMKKLLDSEGIEYYTMTAPETKHRIYVNDPDGNEIELVEYNSEYALR, encoded by the coding sequence ATGAACTTTACTCGTTTTGAACACATTAACCTTGCTTGCAAAGATATTGACGCAACCAAAAAGTTTTATCAAAGCATCTTTCCTGATTGGTATGTGCGTGTCGAAGGTGTATTTGACGGTAATCGCTGGATGCATTTTGGCAACGATCAATTTTATCTTGCACTCAACGATCATCCTGAGTTAAAGCATGTGCATACGGCTTACGAAAATATCGGTATCAATCATGTAGGCTTTACGATTAAAGATGGGGAAGCAATGAAAAAACTTCTTGATTCTGAAGGCATTGAATATTACACAATGACTGCACCAGAAACCAAGCACAGAATTTATGTTAACGATCCAGATGGGAATGAGATTGAGTTAGTTGAATATAACTCAGAGTATGCATTGAGGTAA